In Streptomyces sp. NBC_00341, the DNA window GTGGTCGGCGGCGGGAACTCGGGGGCGCAGATCGCCGCAGACCTCTCCGCCCACGAGGGCGTCGATCTGACCTGGGTCACCCGGCGCCCGCCGCGCTTTCTTGCTGACGACATCGACGGCCGGGCCCTGTTCGACGCCGCGACCGCCCGGCGCCGCGCCCTGGACGAAGGACGCGGCGACACCGGCGGCGTCGCCTCTCTGGGCGACATCGTCGCCGTCCCGCCCGTCCGCGAGGCACGGGATGCCGGGCTGCTCAAGGCGTCTGCGATGTTCACCCGGCTCACCGCCGACGGCATCGAGTGGGCGGACGGCACCCGGGCCGCAGCCGACGCCGTGATCTGGTGCACCGGCTTCCGGCCGGCACTGTCCCACCTCGCCCCACTGGGCCTTCGTGGACCACGCGGCCACATCCCCACACACGGCACGCGGGCGGCCGACGAACCGCGCCTGCACCTGCTCGGCTACGGCGACTGGACCGGCCCCGCCTCCGCCACCCTCATCGGCGTCGGTCGCCCGGCCCGCGATGCGGCTCAGCAGATCACCGGGCTACTGACCTGAACGGCCACGGCACACTGGACGCATGCGGGTCGAAGTCGTGGTCGTGAGGGAATGCCCGATCAGGTGCGCAGGTCGAGCATGGCGGACATGGCCGCCACGACGGGCGGCGCGACCTTGTAGTACACCCAGGTCCCGCGCCGTTCCGAGGTCAGCAGGCCGGCCTCGCGCAGCTTCTTGAGGTGATGGGACACGGTCGGCTGGGAGACACCGACGTCGGAGATGTCGCACACACACGCCTCACCGCCCGCATGCGAGGCGACCTTGGAGAACAGGCGCAGCCGCACCGGGTCGGACAGCGCCTTGAACATCACGGCCATCTTCTCGGAGTCGGCCTGCGACAGCTCCCCCGCGGTGATCGGCGGGCAGCACGGCACGACCGTTCCGGCGTCCGGCACCGGCAGCTGCACCATCCCTGAATTCGACATATGTCTATGTTGACACTCATCGATACCGGTGGCAAGCTCCGAATATCGACAGCAATCGAAACAGCGGCCGGGAACGGTCGCCGATCCCGGAGGACATCACCGCCATGACCACCACTGCAGACCTCCCGGTTGTCGTCGTCGGCGCCGGCCCCGCCGGACTGGCGGCCGCCGCTCACCTCGTCGAGCGCGGCATCGAGCCGCTGGTCCTGGAGACCGGACCCGGCGCCGCCACCGCGGTACGCGGCTGGTCGCACGTGCGGCTGTTCTCGACCTGGAGCGAGCTCGTCGACCCGGCCGCGGAGAAGCTGCTGGCAGCCACTGGATGGACTCGGCCGGACGCGGACACCTACCCCACCGGCGGGGACTGGGCCGAGCAGTACCTCCAGCCGCTCGCCGATGCCCTCGGGCACAAGGTCCGCTACGGGGCGACCGTCACCGACGTCTCCCGCCTCGGCCGCGACCGGATCGTCGACGCCGACCGCGAGCAGCAGCCCTTCACCCTTCGCGTCACGCGCGCCGACGGCACCGAGGAACGGATCTTGAGCCGCGCCGTGATCGACGCCTCCGGCACCTGGTCCACCCCGAGCCCGATCAGCGCCGACGGGCTTCCCGCCCTGGGCGAGCGCGCCGCCTCCGCCCGGATCTCCTACCGCATCCCCGACCTGGAGGACCCCGCCGTCCGTGCCCGGTACGCCGGAAAGCGCACCGCCGTCATCGGCTCCGGGGCCTCCGCGTTCACCGCACTGGCCACCCTCGCCGGTGTGGCGAAGGACGAGCCCGGCACCCACTCGGTGTGGATCCTGCGCCGCGGCATCAGCGGCTCCACCTTCGGTGGTGGAAGCGCCGACCAGCTCCCCGCGCGTGGCGCCCTGGGGCTGGCCGCGAAGGCCGCCGTCGACGACGGGTACGCCGACGCCGTCACCGGATTCCGCACCGAGGCCGTCGAGCCCGCCGCCGACGGCCGGCTGGTGCTCGTCGGTGCGGACGGCCGGCGCCTGGACCCGGTGGACGAGGTCATCGTCCTGACGGGCCTGCGCCCCGACCTGTCGTTCCTGTCGGAGCTCCGCCTCGCCCTGGACGAGCGCCTGCAGGCACCGGTGGAGCTCGCACCCCTCATCGACCCGAACCAGCACTCCTGCGGCACGGTCTACCCGCACGGCCACCGCGAACTGTCCCACCCCGAGCAGGGCGTCTACCTGGTCGGCATGAAGTCCTACGGACGGGCCCCGACCTTCCTCGCCATGACCGGCTACGAGCAGGTCCGCTCCGTCGCCGCCGCCCTCGCGGGCGACACGGAGGCCGCCGACCGCGTCGAACTCGCCCTCCCCGAGACCGGGGTCTGCGGCGGCGCCGGACTCTTCGACGAACCCGCCGCCGGTCGAGGCGACGAGGGCGGCTGCTGCGCTCCGGCGGCGCCCGCCCTCGTACAGATCGGCACCGGCCTCTCCCTGCCGGTAGCGGTCGCCGAGGACACGGCGTCCGGCGGGTGCTGCGGGTCCTGAACCACCGCGCCCCGGTCACCGCGCTGACCCGCTGGTGGGCCCTTGGTGATCGGCCTGCCCCGGCCAACACGCCGAAGCCTCAGGGCTGACGGGGCATTCCCCCGGGCTGGGACAGCGAAGGAGCGTGCCCGGGCGTTGCGGCCGCTGTGATACGAACTGGCACATGCCCGGGATGAGTATTGACGTTGTGGTTGCCGATGATCAGGAGCTGGTGCGTGCGGGTTTCCGCATGATCCTTGACGCACAACCCGGCATCGAGGTGGTCGGGGAAGCCGCGGACGGCGTGGAGTGCGTTGAGCTCGCGCACCGGCTGCGCCCGCAGGTCGTACTCGCCGACATCCGGATGCCACGGCTGGACGGGTTGGAGGTGACCCGGCGGCTGGCCGGTCCGGGGGTTGCGGATCCGTTGAACGTCGTGGTGATCACGACATTCGACCAGGACGACTACGTGCGTACCGCACTGCGTAACGGGGCGTGCGGGTTCCTGCTGAAGGACGCCACGCCGGCCTTGCTGGTGGAGGCGGTGCACGCCGCCGCCCGGGGGGATGCGCTGGTCTCCCCGGCGGTGACGGTGCGGCTGCTGAAGAGGCTGGAGCTGGCCGAGTCGGGTACGGCGCCGTCCGGGGTGGAGACGTCCGGGGTGGAGGCGTCCGGGCTGAGCGTGCGGGAGTTGGACATCGTGCGGCTGATCGCGGTGGGTCGCACCAATCAGGAGATCTGCGACGAGCTGTTCCTGTCGTTGTCGACCGTCAAGACGTATCTGGGGCGGATCCAGGCCAAGGTCGAGGCGCGCAACCGGGTGGAGATCGCTGCGTGGGCGTGGGAGCACGGCGCGGTACGGCCGGCCGGATGAGCTGCCCGGTCAGTCCGCGGGCGGAGGGCCGGTGGGCGCGGCGGTGTCCTGAGCGCAGGACGGGGCGCGCAGCCGGAAGGTGGCTTTCACTTCCCACCCGCTGTTGTGCAGAGGGCCGGTGTGGAGGGCCCCGTCGAGTGCTTCGACCCGTTCGCGCAGGCCGATGAGGCCGAAGCCGCCCCGGCCGCCGGCCGGCACAGCGGGGCGCTGGGGCCCTCCGGTGTCGGTGATGCTGAGCTGCAGCCAGGTGCTGTCGGCGTCGAGGCGGACCTCGACCTGGGCCCCGGGGGCGTGCCTGCGCACATTGGTGAGTGCTTCCTGGGCCACGCGGTAGGCGGAGATCTCCACTTCGGGGCTGATGTGGGCGGTGCGCGCGGCAGCGGTGGCTTCGAGGCGCGCGGTGGCGGGCGCGAGGCCGGCGGCCGCAGGCGTCGAGTAGCTCGCGGTCAGCTCGGCGAGCTCGCTGAGCAGGTCGCCCGGGCGGACCGCGGTGTGGTTGTCCTCCCTCAGTACGCGGACCAGGCGGCGCATGGATTCCAGCGTCTCGGTGCCGGCCTGCGCGATGTTCCGCAGGATCGGCTCGACCTTGTCGGGTGCGGTGGGGTAGACGGCTGTTGCCGCGTGGGCCTGGACGATGATTCCGGTCATGTGATGGGCGATCAGGTCGTGCAGGTCGCGGGCGAGCGCGAGGCGTTCCGCCTGGCGTACGTCGGTGATGGCCCTGCGTCGCCGCGCCTCCATGGCGCGGATCGCGCAGCCGAGTGTGATGACGATGGCGACTATCACGGTCAGGACGTAGACGCCCGCCACGATGCTCGACCACGAGCCGGTGCGGAAGGGCACGACCAGGACGGTCAGGCTCAGGGCGACGGCCGATGCGGCGGCCGCCTTCGGGCGCGCGGTCCGTGCGGCAGTGCGAAGAAGCAGACCCAGCAGTCCCGCGGTTTCCAGTGCGCCCACGGACGACCCGGTCTGGGGCACCGCGACGCAGATGCCGCTCAACGTCAGTGACATCGCCACCGCCATCCAGATGCGCGGCAGCAACGGCGGCGAGAAGCGTGTGTCACCCACGGAGAGGATCAGGAGCGGGCCCGTCACCAGGACGGGCAGCCAGTTCGTGGCGGGGCGCCACGGGTCGGGCGACATGGACAGCAGAGCGATGTCCGCGAACCCCGTCAGGGCGAGCGCGAGCAGCGCACAGACGGTGATGAGGCGTTTGACCGCGGGAGTAAACGGAAGATGCAGGTCCACGCCGGCCAGCGTAGGTGTACGGGTCCGGGTCGCCGTGTCGGCCGAATGACCGACAGGTCCGCGCCGGAACAGTACCTATGGCCGACATCGCGGGGCGTCCTCGCAGGAAACCATGGCAATCACCGGCGGCCGGTCCTCCCCCGAGGCCGGCCGCCGGGATCAGCGCCGTCAGTGCCGACGGCGTGCATGGGCCGGCGGCGCCGCGGCCGGCCGGTCAGGTGGCCGCACCGCGCCGCTGGGGTCCGGGGCCGTCACACGCGGTGACGGGTCCGGGCGGCGTGCCGCGCCCTGTGGGGACGGCGGCCGGTACGCGCCGCAGCGCCCGCAGCCGCAACCGGCGGGGCGCTGCGGCACCCCTCAACCCCGGAGCCGGGAACGGAAGTGCTGAGCGAGGAGCGACGCACCGTTCAAGCCGCGTATGTCCGCCGACCGAGCACCTTCCTTCCAAACGGAGTCACACCCTCATGGCAACTTTCCTGCACAGGATCGGCCGGTTCGCCTTCCGGCGGCGCCGGCTGGTCGTCCTCCTGTGGGCCGTCGTCCTGGGCGCCGTCGGCGCCGGCGCGGCCGGCACCTCGGGTTCGGCCGATTCGAGCTTCACCCTGCCCGGCACGGAGTCCCAGCGCGCCTTCGACCTCCTCGGCGAGAAGTTCCCGGCCGCCAACGCCGAAGGCGCGTCCGCTCGCGTCGTGCTGCGGGCCCCCGACGGCCGGAAGATCAGCGGTGCCGAGAACAAGGCAGCAGCCGAAGCGGCGCTGAAGGACCTCAGGAACTCCTCGTCCCGCATCGGCCAGGTCAGCGATCCCTTCGCCACCAAGGCGGTGAGCGCGGACGGCACCACTGCCTACGCCCAGGTCAACTACACGGCTGCCGCAGCGGATCTGACCGACGCCGACCACACCGGGATCGACGACGCACTGGACGTGGGCCGCGCCGGAGGGCTGACGGCCGAGGCATCCGGTGACGCGCTCGCGGCCCCGGAGGGAGGCCACTCCGCGGAGGCCATCGGCTTCGCCCTCGCCGCCGTCATCATGGTCATGACCTTCGGGTCTCTCATCGCCGCCGGTCTCCCGCTGATCACCGCCGTCGTGGGCGTCGGTGTCAGCACCACGGCCATCACGGCGGTGAGCGCGGTCTTCGATCTCAACAGCAACACCTCGGCGCTCGCGTCGATGCTCGGTATCGCCGTCGGAATCGACTACGCACTGTTCATCGTCTCCCGCTACCGCTCGGAACGGGCGGACGGATACGACGCGAAGGAAGCCGCGGCACGGGCGAACGGCACCGCTGGTTCAGCCGTCGTCTTCGCCGGAGTGACCGTCGTCATCGCCCTCGCCGGCCTGGCCGTGGTCAACCTGCCCATGCTCACCGCCATGGGCCTGGCCGCCGCCGGGGCTGTCGTCGTCTCCGTCCTCGTGGCCGTCACCCTGGTGCCGGCGCTGCTGGGGTTCACCGGGGAGCGGGTCCTGGGCAGAGCCCGCCGGAAGTCCGCGCGCACTCCGGCACAGACCGCCGCCCCCAAGGCGGCGATCGGCCACCGCTGGATCGCCTTCGTCCTGCGCAGGCCGGTCAGGGTCCTCGTGCTCGCGGTCGTCGCTCTCGGCGTCGTCGCCCTGCCCGCCACTCAGCTCAAGCTCGGGCTGCCGGACGACGGCTCCAGGCCCGCCTCCTCCACCCAGCGCAAGGCGTACGACCTCCTGGCCGACTCCTTCGGGCCCGGCTTCAACGGCCCGCTGACCCTGACCGTCGACGACCAGGACCCCGGTACCGCCCGCGGCACCGCCGCCGGCATGAGCAAGGCCGTCGCCGGTCTCCCGGACGTGGCGTCCGTGTCACCCGCCGCATTCAACAAGGCCGGCGACACCGCCATCATCACAGTGATCCCCAAGAGCGGACCGAGCAGCGACGCCACCAAGGAACTCGTCGGCGACATCCGTTCGCTGGCCGCCGACGACACCGGGCCGTCCACCGGCGCGCGGTCCATGGTGACCGGCTCCACCGCACTGAACATCGACGTCTCGGAGAAGTTCAGCGCGGCGATCCTTCCCTATCTGGCGCTCGTCGTCGGCCTGGCGATCCTCGTGCTGATCCTGGTCTTCCGCTCCGTCATGGTCCCCGTGAAGGCAGCGCTCGGCTTCCTCCTCTCGGTCCTGGCCGCGCTCGGTGCGCTCGTCGCCGTCTTCCAGTGGGGCTGGCTCAAGGACCTGGTCGGCCTCGAACAGACCGGCCCGATCATGAGCCTCATGCCGATCCTCATGGTGGGCATCGTGTTCGGCCTCGCGATGGACTACCAGGTGTTCCTGGTGACTCGCATGCGTGAGGCGTACGTCCACGGGGCCGACGCCCGCACCGCGATCGAGACCGGCTTCAAGCACAGCTCGAAGGTCGTCACGGCCGCGGCCCTCATCATGATCTCCGTGTTCGCCGGCTTCGTCGGAGGCGACGATGCCATGATCAAGTCGCTCGGCTTCGGCCTCGCGATCGCCGTGGCATTCGACGCCTTCGTCGTCCGCATGACCATCGTGCCCGCCGCCCTGGCGCTCCTGGGACGGCACGCGTGGTCGCTGCCCGCCTGGATCGACCGCATCCTGCCCAACGTCGACATCGAGGGCGAAAAGCTCGCCCGGCGCGCACCGGACGAAGGCCGTCAGGACAAGGACACGACGCCGCAGTACACCGGCCAGTACTGATCCGCGCCCGGATTCGCCCCCGGGCCCGGGATTCGCCCCCCGGGCCCGCCGCTGCCTACGCCACCGTGCGGATGAGCTTCTTGTTGACGAACTCCTCGATCCCCGGGCGGCCGAGCTCGCGGCCGAAGCCGGAGCGCTTGATGCCGCCGAAGGGCAGCTCGGCGCCCTCCGCGCCGACGCCGTTGACGAACACCATGCCTGCCTCGATGCCGTCGGCGACGCGGGCGGCCTGTGCGGGGTCGGTGGTGAAGACGTACGAACCGAGGCCGTACGGGGTGTCGTTGGCGATCCGCAGCGCGTCCTCCTCGTCGGCCGCCCGGAAGACCATGGCGACCGGGCCGAAGAGCTCCTGGCGTGCGGCGGTGTGCTCGGTGGTGAGGCCGGTGAGGACCCCGGCCGGGAAGTGGGCGCCGCTGCGTTCGCCCTCGGTGTGCAGCGTCGCGCCCTCCGCGACGGCGGCGGCCACCTGGCGCTCCAGGGTGTCGGCGGCAGCGACCGAGGACAGGGGAGCTCCGGACTGGCGGGCGAGGAGCGCGGCGGTGAACTTCTCGACGAACGTGTCGTAGAGACCGGAGGTGACGATGAACCGCTTGGCCGCGTTGCAGGCCTGACCGGTGTTGTCGAGGCGGGCGGACACGGCGGCGTCCACGACGGAGTCGAGGTCGTCGGAGGCCAGCACGAGGAACGGGTCGGAGCCGCCGAGTTCGAGGACGACCTTCTTCAGGTGGCGCCCGGCGATCTCGGCGACGGCGGCACCGGCCCGTTCCGAGCCGGTCAGGGACACGCCGTGGACACGCGGGTCCGCGATCACGTCGGCGATCTGCTCATTGGTGGCGTACACGTTGACGTACGCGCCGACGGGGAAGCCCGCCTCGGCCACCAGCCGTTCGAGCAGTGCCGCGGTGGCCGGGCACTGCGGGGCGTGCTTGAGGACGATGGTGTTGCCGAGGGCGAGGTTCGGGGCGGCGAACCTGGCTACCTGGTAGGCGGGGAAGTTCCACGGCATGATGCCGAGCAGGACACCCACCGGGCTGCGCCGGACGACGGCGCGACCGGGGCCGGAGGTGACGGAGAGCTCCTCGTCGGCGAGGAACTCCTCGGCGTGGTCGGCGTAGTAGTGGTAGATGTCGACGCAGAAGTCGATCTCGCCCTCCGCCTCTTCGAGCGGCTTGCCCATCTCGCGCACGATGCCCGCTGCCAGTTCGGCGCGGTGCTCCGCGTGCAGATCCCCGAGCCGGCGCAGAAGCGCGGCACGCTCGGCCGCGGAGGTGCTGCGTCCCCAGGCGGTGGCCGCGTGGGCGGCGTCTACGGCCGCGGTCACCTCGGCGTCGGTGGCGGTCGGGTAGGTCTGCGTGGTCGTGCCGGTGGACGGGTCGGTGACGGCGTACATCAGGTCTCCAGGAAGTGTGGGGGGCGGGGAACGGTAGCAGGGAGGTTGCGGCGCCGGCCTCGCTTGCGGGTGTGCCGCGAGGCCGGCGTCGCGGAGTCCTACGGTTCCAGAATGGTGCGGGCCCCCACGGCGGACTTGAGGTCCTCGAAGGCGGCGGCTGCTTCGTGGAGGGGGCGGACCTTGCCGATCAGCTCGTCCAGCGGCAGCCGGCCGGCCAGGTAGAGGCGGGCCAGCTTCGGGATGTCGATCGCGCCGACGCTGGAGCCGTAGTTGCAGCCGAGGATGCGCTTTCCCTGGTCGGCGAGGTCGAAGAGGTTGAACGCGCCCGTCGCGCCGTCGGCGGCCATGCCGACCAGGACGGCCGCCCCGCCGGAGGTGAGCATGCTCGGGAGGGTCTCGATGACCTTGGGGCTGCCGATGGCCTCGAAGGCGTAGTCGACCCCGCCGAGTTCCTCCTGGCACCAGGCGGCCACGTCGGTCGTGGCGGCGTCGAGCGTGTGGGTCGCCCCGAACCGTTCGGCGGCGGCCAGGCGCTCGGGCGAGAGGTCGACGGCGATGATCGGATCGGCCCCCACCAGGCGCAGGCCCATCACCACGGACAGGCCCACCCCTCCGGCGCCGACGACGACCGCGGACTCGCCGGCCCGCACGCCCGCGGTGTTCAGGACCGCGCCGATGCCGGTGGAGATGGAGCAGCCCAGCAGGGCCCCGATGCCGAACGGCAGCTCGTCGGGGACCTTGACCACGGCCGATTCGGGCACGACGACCCGGCTCGTGAACGCGCCGAGTCCCAGGAAGGGCCAGACCTCTTCCCCCCGGGCGTCGGTGATGGGTGTCGTGCCGTCAGGCAGGGTGTTGGCCACGGCCTGGGTGCCGGTGCACAGCCAGGCCATGCCGGCCAGGCACTTCCGGCAGCGGCGGCAGGGCGCGAACCAGGAGAGGACGACGTGGTCGCCCGCCTGCACCGCGCCGACGCCGTCACCTGTGTCCGTGACCACGCCGGCGGCCTCGTGGCCCATGACGAGGGGGCGGTCGCTGGGCCAGTCCCCCGTCAGGATGTGCAGATCGGAGTGGCACACCCCGGCAGCGCGGATGTCGATCTCGACCTCGCCGGGTCCGGCGGGCCGGTGGGAGATCTCGCGGGTGTGCAGTCCCGCGACGGGGTCGTAGACGAGGGCGGGGGCGGTGGCGGTGGCGGTGGAGAGGTGCGCGGACATCAGAGAGCCTTGACTTCCTCGGTCGACTTGGTCGACTTGTTGGGGGTGAGCCGGGTGTGGGGTTTGGCGACGGCGACGTAGACCAGGCCGACGACGAGCAGCGCGGAGAAGACCAGGACCACGGCCCACACCTGGACCCAGCTGCCGGACGGCGGGGCGAGTTCGGCGCGGGGCCAGGCGATGTTGACCGCCTCGAACAGCAGCCACACCACGGCGGCCACGTTGATCACCAGACCGGCCCGGCCCAGCCGGAACTCGCCCTCCGCCGGATTCCAGCGGCCTCGGAGGCGTGCGACGAGCGCGACGAGGGCGACCGCCAGGAAGATGAAGTAGAAGCCACCGGATCCGAAGGAGATCAGCGTGGCCGCCGCGTTGCCGTTGAGCCCGAGCAGGAGGCCGAGCCCCGCGAGGACGGCCGTCACGGTGAGCGAGACCCAGGGGATCTGGCGCTCTCCGACCTTGGCCAGCTGAGCGGAGCAGGGCAGCTGCCGGTCCCGCGCGAAGGCGTAGACGGCCCGCCCGATGTAGGTCTGGATCGAGATGGCGCAGGCGAAGAACGCGACCAGGACGACGACGATGAACGGCTTCCCGCTCCAGCTGCCCAGGCCCTGCGTCACCGCGTCGAAGACGGGGTCCACGGTCTTCCCTGAGACGGCGTCCTCGGGGCGGCGCAGCGCGAACGTCACCGCGATCGAGGTCAGCAGCACCGTGAACGCCACGAACACGTAGGAGCGCAGCAGAGCCCGGGGCACGCTGCGGCGCGGCCGCTCGGTCTCCTCCGCGACCTGGGTGGTCGCGTCGAACCCGAGGAAGGCCCAGCCGGCCACGGCCAGACACGTCACGAACCCGGCCACGACGGACCCGCCGGAGGCGGACTCCGCGCCCAGGGTGTCGAACAGGATGCTGAATCCGTGGTGGCGTGCGAAGAGCAGCAGGAACACGCTGACGGCGATGGAGACAACGCCTTCGGCGACGATGCCCGCGTTGAGGAAGTGCTTGACCGGGTTGACGCCGAGCAGATTGATGCCCAGGGCCACGGCGATGAAGACCACTCCGAGCAGTACATGGGTCACCGGTGACGGTTCCGAGTCGCTGAAGAGCATGTGCAGCCAGCTGGAACCGAGGTAGGCCACGGTGGTCAGGGACGCGATGGCCGAGGCCAGATAGATCCACCCCACCAGCCAGCCCAGCCGGGGTCCGCCCAGCCGGCGGACCCACTGGTAGACCCCACCGGTGATCGGGAACTGCGAGGAGAGTTCGGCGTAGACCGTGGCGACCAGCAGCTGCCCCAGGAAGGCGACGACGACCGCCCAGATCCAGGTGGGTCCGGCGAAGACGAACCCCAGCTGGGCGACGGCGTAGATGCCGACCACCGGGGAGATCGTCGCGAACCCGAGAGCGAACACGGCCCACGCGGACAGGGTGCGTTTGAGCTCCTGTTCGTAGCCGTATTCAGCCAGCTCACCGGCATCGGCACGGTTGTGGTCCACGTTCGTCTCCTGGCATTGCTGGGCGCGCGTTCGGCGGCGCTCACACGGTGGAGGCCGCCGTCGGCTCGCCGTTCTCGTCCCGGTACGGGCTGTTGCCACGGCAGCCGTTCGAGCGGCGATCCATTTATTGGCTGTAGAGCCAATTGTTATTTGGCTGCACAGCCAATAGCATCCTCGCCATGACGTCAAGGGGTCCTGAGAGGCAAGTCCGCAAAGCGGCGGCCGAACGCCGGCGCGAGATCGTGGCAGCTGCCGCGCAGGTCGGGCTTGAAGACGGCCTGGAGTGCGTCACCCGGCAGCGGATCGCCGACGGCCTCGGAGTCCAGTCCGGACTCATCCACCACTACTTCCCCGTGGTCGAGGAACTCGTGGCCGAGGCGTTCACCAGCGCCACCACGGCAGAGCTGGACGGCCTGCTGCCCGAGGCGGCGGCGGCCGAGACCGGGAGCGATGGCCCCCTGGGCACCCTCCAGCGCTTCTTCACCCTGATCTCGGACACCGAGTTCGACAACGTGAGCAAGCTCTGGATCAACGCGCGGCACCTGTCCCGCTACCGTCCCGTGCTGCACGACCAGGTCGTCAGCCAGGAGCTGCGCTGGTGCCACCGCATCGAACAGATCATCACGCGCGGCGTACGGGAGCAGGCGTTCCGCTGCGAGGATCCGTGGGCGGCCGCCGTACGCATCCTCGCCGTCGTGGACGGAGCCAGCGCGTACATCAACACCAGCGCCGACCGGCGCATGGAACCCCTCACCAACCTTGCCCGCACACTCGCGGAAGCAGAACTGGGCCTGCCGGCCGGCGGCCTGCGCCTGCCCTGACGGGCCCCCTGGGTCCCACTGGTCCCACCAGGGACGCCACGGAGCCACACCGTGCGACTCGCCCGATCCGTTGGGGGCGCGAACGGGCGGGAGCTCAGTGGGACGGGTAGGTGTACGTCCTCGGCCGGGGCGGTGGTGTGCACAGCTCGCGGTGGACGGTGATCGTCACGCCGGGGCCGGTTGCTCCGGGGATGTCGTACGCGGATGACTCGTCGGCGGTCATCGGCAGGTCGCAGCGGTCGCAGATCATCGGGCCTCCTTCGGGGTGGCGACGAGTCGGCAGCGGGCCACCTCTTCGTACGCGGTGTGGCCCGTCCTTCCGGCGTGCTTCAGGGCCCAGTGGTCGGGGCCGATGTGCGAGGGGCTCGGTTCGGACGTCGCGGTGCAGTCGGGTTCGAGGCAGCGGACGACGATGACGGTCTGCGGCAACTCGCCACGGGGGGCGCCGATCGTCCACTCCACGAACCGCATGACCGAGCGGGGGCTCACCCCGTCACCTTCCGGGTCCGGGATGCGCACGCCTGCGTGTCCGCACAGGCGCGGGGGAACCACGAGTACGCGGCATCACCGGCCGGGCGGGCGCGCCGCTCGCCCAGGTCGACGTCAGCGCCGACCGCGAGCGGATGACGGCACCAGACACAG includes these proteins:
- a CDS encoding zinc-binding dehydrogenase, giving the protein MSAHLSTATATAPALVYDPVAGLHTREISHRPAGPGEVEIDIRAAGVCHSDLHILTGDWPSDRPLVMGHEAAGVVTDTGDGVGAVQAGDHVVLSWFAPCRRCRKCLAGMAWLCTGTQAVANTLPDGTTPITDARGEEVWPFLGLGAFTSRVVVPESAVVKVPDELPFGIGALLGCSISTGIGAVLNTAGVRAGESAVVVGAGGVGLSVVMGLRLVGADPIIAVDLSPERLAAAERFGATHTLDAATTDVAAWCQEELGGVDYAFEAIGSPKVIETLPSMLTSGGAAVLVGMAADGATGAFNLFDLADQGKRILGCNYGSSVGAIDIPKLARLYLAGRLPLDELIGKVRPLHEAAAAFEDLKSAVGARTILEP
- a CDS encoding APC family permease → MDHNRADAGELAEYGYEQELKRTLSAWAVFALGFATISPVVGIYAVAQLGFVFAGPTWIWAVVVAFLGQLLVATVYAELSSQFPITGGVYQWVRRLGGPRLGWLVGWIYLASAIASLTTVAYLGSSWLHMLFSDSEPSPVTHVLLGVVFIAVALGINLLGVNPVKHFLNAGIVAEGVVSIAVSVFLLLFARHHGFSILFDTLGAESASGGSVVAGFVTCLAVAGWAFLGFDATTQVAEETERPRRSVPRALLRSYVFVAFTVLLTSIAVTFALRRPEDAVSGKTVDPVFDAVTQGLGSWSGKPFIVVVLVAFFACAISIQTYIGRAVYAFARDRQLPCSAQLAKVGERQIPWVSLTVTAVLAGLGLLLGLNGNAAATLISFGSGGFYFIFLAVALVALVARLRGRWNPAEGEFRLGRAGLVINVAAVVWLLFEAVNIAWPRAELAPPSGSWVQVWAVVLVFSALLVVGLVYVAVAKPHTRLTPNKSTKSTEEVKAL
- a CDS encoding TetR/AcrR family transcriptional regulator, translating into MTSRGPERQVRKAAAERRREIVAAAAQVGLEDGLECVTRQRIADGLGVQSGLIHHYFPVVEELVAEAFTSATTAELDGLLPEAAAAETGSDGPLGTLQRFFTLISDTEFDNVSKLWINARHLSRYRPVLHDQVVSQELRWCHRIEQIITRGVREQAFRCEDPWAAAVRILAVVDGASAYINTSADRRMEPLTNLARTLAEAELGLPAGGLRLP